A genomic stretch from Acropora palmata chromosome 13, jaAcrPala1.3, whole genome shotgun sequence includes:
- the LOC141863148 gene encoding LOW QUALITY PROTEIN: V(D)J recombination-activating protein 1-like (The sequence of the model RefSeq protein was modified relative to this genomic sequence to represent the inferred CDS: deleted 1 base in 1 codon; substituted 1 base at 1 genomic stop codon) encodes MAHNACLSRSINLMSDFRAALPQFFVPHVVGARWSYRHAIAKSLQELAGEIDKGLDSLGITENPTLYVLVKDGRGGLGYVSKNKEKGDRCLEDKAFRYSFCIVNVTVEQNKEIFTVWEEDKPDSVRTKINLIEAVCDENQTVAMVTCVIPVEKEREQISQNFLSIQIRTVWRDFKIKFMNFMEDEKRTRADGGLQGAGSRYIXDLCYATQDSAKNDPGPFKICRTLEETKQIADLHFNPNKLTQAQFSVVAKGVKTYPVLNIEHSEHKVDATHARINVGKFCYKWSNYVHKTIGHAQEVIEIHGTLGGFSGEGNEAGNKPFHTYARTIQGNPALLIRVNDVLKMQWLYYCLKLKKLSDIARRKYRCSICKQNGHNCNTCPSAPNQ; translated from the exons ATGGCCCATAATGCATGTTTATCTCGATCAATCAATTTAATGTCTGACTTTAGAGCTGCTTTGCCACAATTCTTTGTTCCACATGTTGTGGGAGCTCGATGGAGCTACAGACATGCCATAGCAAAGTCTCTGCAAGAGTTAGCTGGTGAAATTGATAAGGGGCTCGACAGCCTAGGCATAACAGAAAATCCCACACTTTATGTGCTTGTAAAAGATGGTCGTGGTGGTCTTGGGTATGTGtccaaaaacaaagagaaaggtGATAGATGCTTGGAAGACAAAGCCTTTAGATATTCGTTCTGTATTGTTAATGTGACAGTTgaacaaaacaaggaaatatttacTGTCTGGGAGGAGGATAAACCCGATTCTGTTCGtaccaaaataaat ttaattgaagCAGTATGCGATGAAAATCAGACAGTAGCAATGGTCACATGTGTAATACCAGTTGAAAAAGAACGTGaacaaatttctcaaaattttcTCAGTATACAAATCAGAACTGTATGGAGagattttaaaatcaaatttatgAATTTTATGGAAGATGAAAAACGTACTCGTGCTGATGGTGGGCTGCAGGGGGCAGGATCACGATACATTTAGGACCTGTGCTATGCCACGCAAGATTCCGCAAAAAATGACCCTGGTCCATTTAAAATTTGTCGCACACTGGAagagacaaaacaaattgcagATCTTCACTTTAATCCCAATAAGCTTACACAAGCACAATTTTCTGTTGTTGCAAAGGGTGTCAAAACTTACCCAGTGCTAAACATAGAGCATTCTGAGCACAAAGTTGATGCTACCCATGCAAGAATAAATGTGGGAAAGTTTTGTTACAA GTGGAGCAATTATGTCCACAAGACTATTGGACATGCCCAAGAAGTAATTGAAATTCATGGTACTCTAGGTGGATTTTCTGGAGAAGGCAATGAAGCAGGGAACAAACCTTTCCACACCTACGCAAGAACCATTCAAGGAAATCCAGCACTTTTGATTCGTGTAAATGATGTACTGAAGATGCAATGGCTGTACTACTGCCTTAAGCTTAAAAAACTTAGTGATATTGCAAGGAGAAAATATAGATGTAGTATCTGCAAGCAGAATGGACATAACTGCAACACCTGCCCATCTGCACCAAATCAGTAA